The following proteins are co-located in the Dietzia timorensis genome:
- a CDS encoding sensor histidine kinase — protein sequence MPQAAKLRAKSAPMSLRRRVALLAATTVGVAVALMTVAAYFVVTNALVDNASKRLERQAVTMLQLGAADTANTQPRTWIAALTTFNPDLEPIVITRDGLTYGPYRDDPYRLPFQIGEAEHKVYDREVSSSMRTAEGKQIIAVANRDGSTLILAQDLGPTREVLNRLAIVLSIVGALGIILAAAAGTAVGRTGLAPVGRLTRAVERVARTDDLRPIPVAGDDELARLTYAFNQMLIALQESRERQSRLVADAGHELKTPLTSLRTNAELLIAANRPDAPDIPEEDRRDLEKDVVAQIEELSTLVGDLVDLARQDAGAETIELINLADTLGASMERVRRRRQNVEFDVQKVDWYLYGDDSAWERALLNLCDNAAKWSPSGGTVTVRMSASDNLLTLDVADQGPGIPEADRELVFERFYRATESRTMPGSGLGLAIVRQVVVKHGGTIEAREAPGGGALLHMELPGTPTSPEESNLSDAATGQAIQTDAKTVPIKRGSGRGRNGKTPPSTGR from the coding sequence ATGCCCCAGGCGGCGAAGCTGCGCGCGAAGTCCGCGCCCATGTCGCTGCGGCGCCGCGTCGCGCTGCTTGCCGCGACCACGGTCGGCGTCGCCGTGGCGCTCATGACCGTTGCCGCGTATTTCGTCGTCACGAACGCGCTTGTGGACAACGCGAGCAAACGCCTCGAACGCCAGGCCGTCACCATGCTGCAGCTCGGCGCGGCGGACACCGCAAACACTCAGCCCCGCACGTGGATCGCTGCGCTCACGACCTTCAATCCCGACCTCGAGCCGATCGTCATCACGCGCGACGGTCTCACCTACGGCCCCTACCGGGATGATCCGTACAGGCTGCCGTTCCAGATCGGGGAGGCCGAGCACAAGGTCTACGACCGCGAGGTGTCCTCGTCGATGCGCACCGCCGAGGGTAAGCAGATCATCGCGGTGGCCAACCGCGACGGGTCGACGCTCATCCTCGCGCAGGATCTCGGCCCCACCCGCGAGGTGCTCAACAGACTCGCGATCGTGTTGTCGATCGTCGGCGCGCTCGGCATCATCCTGGCCGCCGCCGCGGGCACTGCGGTCGGGCGGACGGGGCTCGCCCCGGTCGGCAGGCTCACGCGCGCTGTCGAACGTGTCGCACGGACCGACGACCTGCGGCCGATCCCCGTCGCGGGCGACGACGAGCTCGCGCGGTTGACCTACGCGTTCAACCAGATGCTCATCGCGCTGCAAGAGAGCCGCGAGCGTCAGTCACGCCTCGTCGCCGACGCCGGCCACGAACTCAAGACGCCACTCACCTCACTGCGGACCAACGCCGAGCTTCTCATTGCCGCGAACCGTCCCGACGCCCCGGACATCCCCGAAGAAGACCGCCGAGACCTCGAGAAGGACGTCGTCGCGCAGATCGAGGAACTCTCGACACTCGTCGGGGACCTCGTCGACCTCGCCCGCCAGGATGCCGGTGCGGAGACCATCGAGCTGATTAACCTCGCCGATACCCTCGGCGCGTCCATGGAGCGTGTGCGTCGTCGCCGTCAGAATGTGGAATTCGACGTGCAGAAGGTGGACTGGTACCTCTACGGCGACGACTCGGCGTGGGAACGCGCATTGCTCAATCTGTGCGACAACGCGGCCAAGTGGTCGCCGTCGGGCGGCACGGTGACGGTGCGGATGTCCGCGTCGGACAATCTCCTCACGCTCGATGTGGCCGACCAGGGGCCGGGCATCCCCGAGGCCGACCGCGAGCTGGTGTTCGAGCGGTTCTACCGGGCCACCGAATCGCGCACGATGCCCGGCTCCGGGCTAGGCCTCGCGATCGTGCGGCAGGTGGTCGTCAAACACGGCGGTACCATCGAGGCCCGCGAGGCCCCGGGCGGTGGCGCATTGCTTCATATGGAATTGCCGGGAACACCGACGTCTCCCGAGGAGTCCAACCTTTCGGACGCAGCGACGGGCCAAGCCATACAGACCGATGCCAAGACGGTCCCGATCAAGCGCGGTTCCGGTCGCGGGAGGAACGGCAAGACGCCGCCCTCCACCGGTCGCTGA